The Anoplopoma fimbria isolate UVic2021 breed Golden Eagle Sablefish chromosome 9, Afim_UVic_2022, whole genome shotgun sequence genome contains the following window.
TAGTTGCGCGGCATGTCAGGGACCGACAGAGATGGATTTAACTGAGTTTTCACCAATATGTTGGATCactttgacagaaaacaaaaaatctgttaatttaagatttaaaggGGAATCTTGCTAAACTGTAGTGAGgcccaagtgtgtgtgtgtgtgtgcatgtgtgtatgtgtgctatGCTAAAATACTTTGTAACTTGGTTCTGTCTGACTCGCTaatccctccctcccccatgTCTCTCTCCactgttttcacacacacagctgtttcctgttgaatgtgtgtgtgtttaagagagagaaggggaggaagagagagattcAGGTTTTAATCTCTCTCGTCAGAAATCACAAGTGTGAAGAAGAATTAAAACTAATGTTTCAGTTTTAGCACATTTACTACAaattaacatgaaaaacattttgctaATCATGCTGCCGTGCAcctttgctgtttgtttcaggCGTTCCACTGGATTTAATTCATTTCCAAAACAGTATGAAAATCAATTAGCAGCCTTGTAATCCAGTAGAGCGAAGATCAGACTGATGTTTAACTACATTACGGATCAACAACAGCAAAGCCTTTTTAGAAATGAATGCAGACTTTATGTTCactgtgatacattttttaGCTCAACTGCAGCCTGAGAAATGTAAATTGTACAGCGTTTATTAAAAAATTGACAACCAAACATCTAATGTATGATCAGGTAATCTCCggtgtgttgttattgttgcaaCATGTTTAATGGCAGATATCATGTCGACATCATGTCCTGGAAGTTTGGTTCTCGTAAAGTCACAAAAACCTCTTTTCAGTTGCAAAATCCCGCTCTACTTCTCATCCAGTGTGTTGTGAATTTCTTGTTTAACATGTGCGAGTTTCTGACTTTCAAGACAAAAAATTGTTAGAGAGTTGGATGTTGGATAGTGATGTATCTAATggtgtaaaaatacaatattttatttcctaataatATCAATTGTGGGTTTTTTGCAAGTCACAACTatagatgactataacaaagtaaaagaataacatttagaaCTTTTGACGGTTTGCACTGACTTCTAGGTTGTTGAAATTCATTCATCTTAAATCtgcaataattgttttttttatactaacaGGTTGAAATATTATCACACTATAAAGTTTTTATGCCAAATGTGgtagcaaacagttgcctatttacacatccagaagatgttgagttgtttttctgttacgTTTTTGCCtccgttttggtctccaccaactcctgagacaaatatctgtctctttagctgctaaacgcTCCACTTTGTTCAGCAGCTAGTCGCTTACTTTGTCTGCCTGCTAGGTGAGAGTGGAGTTAGTGGgccagaaaaactaaataattcTCTCAATGACAGTATCATGCTCTGTAGATCTGAAGGGAACTACAGAGTCAGGTGCTGGTTTGTACCTACAAAAGACTCAAATAACTTAGCCAATTGATCCATAGTTAATATAGAACTAGTGCATGTGAAGTGCATCTCTAATGTCGGATTACAGGACTTCCTAGAATCATCTCAGTTTTCTGTGGCAATGCTAACAAGCACACTTAATGTGATTATGAGATACCAACTATGGGTCACATAACCACAATGATCAGTTATGTCGCTTGAATCCCTTTAGTTCACAACACTGTGCTGAGAGTTGATGCTGTCCATGTAAGTAGCTTTACAAGTAGCAGAGTGTGCAGCTTAGATTATAAGGAGACTGATGTGATTACTGTTGGTGACGCTGGTTACATGCATTCTGTCCTTTGTAGCTGATTAGGAAGAACCCATCAATTGATgtattattaaatcaataacCACAGTACGACTGCTTCCATGAAATGTGATTCaaatgaagaagaaatacaAGAAATATAATGTTCTAATATTCAGTTTGAGTGCTTTCATTTGATTATTTGGGATCTTTTTAGTTTGGTCGATGACAAGGGTTCTTTTTCACGTCTGAAAGTCACATCAAAGGCTCTTGTTTTGTTAAAGCCTACATTTGATCTGGTTAGTTTTGCTCTCGCGTTGCAAATATGCAAGAGCACTAAGTATTTCTACATGACTTCATGTCGTCATCACCTACATGAGCTGCTTCTCACTATAATCGACGTTAATCGGTTTGTTGGCGTGGTCCTGTAATAATGGTTCAATTTGATCCATTTGATTTTGGTTTCTAAACAAATTGGAAAGTCGAAAAGTCAGACCAACAACGCAGGTGTGAAAGGGCCCCGAGTTTTATTTTGCATTCTGtaatggattttcttttcttcctgtctgcagAGCGAGTCGGTCAAATACTTCCTGGATAACTTGGATCGTATTGGTCAACTGGTAAGTCACAGCGACTCCTTAAATCTCAAGTGCATTTTGAATTTCTTCACCTCTTTCAATGTCtaacaaagtgttttgtctcCTCCTTTTCAGAACTTCATCCCAAGCAAGCAGGACATTTTGTTTGCGAGGAAGGCGACGAAAGGCATCGTGGAGCACGACTTTATCATCAAGAAGATCCCTTTCAAGATGGTGGACGTCGGAGGGCAGAGGTCCCAGAGGCAGAAGTGGTTTCAGTGTTTTGACGGGATCACGTCGATACTCTTCATGGTTTCGTCGTCAGAGTACGATCAGGTAACATTCAAGCACATTTCTGATCATGTAACGCTGATGTCTTTTTGAGGATAGTCAGACAGTCTGATCATTATTCTCTTGACTTTAAGAATTACAAATTGGACAAGAAGCATCAGAGAGGCAACATTTGAGATTAACACAAAGCTCCCTTTGTGGTCGGCTGAGGAAACCTAATTGTTCCCTCAGTCGTGGCTCCGGCTCACATCAACAGTCATATGATGACGACTGAATCCTTAATTGGTGCTCGgataaaatcagaaaaaaaacaacaaaggataattgtgtgtgtttgtttgtttgtgtgtgtgtgtacgtacgTGCAATTCCAGGTCTTGATGGAGGATCGGAGGACAAACCGTTTGGTGGAGAGCATGAACATCTTTGAGACCATCGTCAACAACAAGCTCTTTCTCAACGTGtccatcatcctcttcctcaacaAAACAGACCTGCTGGTGGAAAAGATCCGCACGGTGGACATCCGCAAGAACTTCCCCGAGTTCAGAGGAGACCCACGCAGGCTAGAGGACgtacaggtaaacacacacacacacacacacacacacactgaaaacacagagattTTTAATGTCTGATTTATAATTTCTGCTGCTATTAggttattaagttattttgccGCTGCTTCTTATTTTTCCTCCTACGATTTATGATCCAGCTATGCTTccatacactcacacatatacattatGGAAATGAGCGTGCAGACTTAACGCACAAGCTCTCATTCatcagtgtgtttacatgcacacaagaAACCACATGAATCAAAACAGAGACAGCAAGTGTGCGTTCCAGTTGGGTCCtcaactgcaaaaaaatacaaatcagttcaaaagaaacaaagtgaGGATGGGGGGTGAATATGTTTTGGACTGACAGTCTCAACACTCTCGTCCCAACAGGCCTTAATgatagttttacttttaaaccTTCCTCATAGTGATGTTTGAGTCTTGTTGTATTCTTGTATTCACATTTGTTTGTCTgatcacttttttcaactttcttAAGAGGATACcatacaaaaaatacatgtacGTGAACTGTAGTAATCTGTCACTGTAAATATGGGCATACGTGTCTTTCCATTGCACAGGATTCACTTCTTATTGGTTTTAAATGAATTAGTAACACAATACACTGCCTCCTATTAGGGGAGTGTGTTTATGAGTTGTTGACGGtagagtgagaggagaaaagaagacacCACATGGGGGTTTTTTTCTATGCAAATGTCTCATCTCTAGTAACTTACTtggttattattgtttatttgaatggaaatattctgtatttaaggatgtattgttacttttaataACCTATTACCTGTCATCCTGCTGCCTCACAGTAATTATTTATCTGTCTGAAGTCTTTGCCATGCACACATGTAAAAAGCAGATCAGAAACCTGGTTACTAACGTGTCCCTGCTCTGCTCCCTCCAGGCGTTCCTGGTGCAGTCGTTCAGCCGTAAGAGGAGAAACCGGGGGAAGCCGCTCTTTCACCACTTCACCACCGCGGTGGACACGGAAAACATCCGCTTTGTGTTTCACGCCGTCAAGGACACCATCCTGCAGGAAAACCTCAAAGATATTATGCTGCAGTGACCTTCAGGCTGCAGACGACGGCCTTCTCTGACTGTAAACTGTGAAAACCAGCCATGAATCCAGACCCGGAGGACTCAGCGACCCACCAGCTCATATTAACACTGACCTGTGGAGGAGTCggtggatttaactgaactctgaaCCTGTGGAGCCCTGAAGGGACTCTGGACCTGTTGGCCCCTGTGGAAACTGTGAGGGTCGTAGAGGACATGACCCTGAATAAAACctgcatgaatgtgtgaatgctgGAAAGACGGTCACCTCCTTGTAGCTGTAGTGTTCTCGCCTTCATACACAggttagaaatgtttttaaaaaagaagataaaaaatagagaaaagcacCAACTACATGACATGAGcactgaaagtgttttttttctaagatgtatatatgtatgtatatatatatatataaaatatgactaTTGACAACCCTGTCACTAAACATAAAAGTCAGACTGCTGCCGGGTGAGATGTAGCTGGATCAagctgtgtgagagaaaaaaaaaaaagcaggagacAGGAAGGATTTAGGAAAGtagagagagaggctgaagaATGCCTTGTCCTAGTGTTCACGTGACGGAGGGAGAGGGGTGAGGGTTGGGGCTCATACTGGTCATATGCTGTGTTATGTGATAAGGTTGCACAAAAGTTCCTGTCAGTGAACTttaacagagagaggaaaaaaagatgagtCTCTCTCTTCTGCCTATCTTTACTTCTCAACCCCTGCTTGTGTTTATGACTCCCGCCATCATACCGGAGATGAACAGCTGCAGATAACAAGTCTTATCCTACAGCTCTCTCCTCTGCGGCACAATAGACGGACtgttcttctcctccctctccagcaGAAACAGGAGACGGTCAAATTAGAGACTCTTCTTAGTttgaagaaacacagaaacacacagctcCTGGTCTCGCTTGAATTATGGTCCATCTCTATCCCAATGCCTTTACTTGTGTTTCCCTCCGACATCCCAGTAGAAGTACCACAATGGCCTAGACTTAAATTGAGGTATATGATAAGTATCCCCTTTACAAGAAGGCTTTGGTATGCGGCTACACTAATAGTTTTTTGGGGTTCTGCAAACGTGAAGGGAAGAGCAGAGAATGACAGGGTTGAACTGTAAATGACCTAGTTACCATGTTGCCGGCGGCCATTTTGGACTTCTGTAGCAGTCAGGGTGGGAAGTTTAGCTAGATGATTGGCACAAAACAAGTCAAACACACCAGAGTGAACAAAAACTCTTATgcagaagaaacacaaacagtctcTTTCCTGCACTGAGTCCAGTATTTTTAACAGACCTTCGAGTTACCATGGAAAGAAAAAcgtcttccttttttattacgtttgtttgtttaggtCTATTGCTGCAACAGCTACTTGATTAATTAGTCAGTGGGCAACATTTTGGATAATCAATTGATcgtcatttatcaagcaaacgTGCAGTTTCCAGCGTCTCAAATGCGACAGTTTGCTCGTTGTTCCTGTGTTATATTATTGTGAGTTGAAGGtgtttgagttttggactgtttgtctGGCAAAGCAAGTCATTTAAAGACTTGGCAGAAGGAATATGTGtttactattttcttttttaaagctgaactagtgaatattttcattttattttactgtttaatgtgaaaggggttgTTCTTATTAACAATCGCTTGACTCTGTAGTTCCACTCAGCTTTAAAGAACATTGTAACTTCTTtcaagctcattgttttggttttaaagctGGCAACTAAGTTCACTCAAACCCACTTCACACCACCTGTCCAGCGCCAAACAACCAATATACACAATTAGCAGTTAACCGgtaaacacagtggagcatCTTGCAGCTAAAGatccagatatttccctcaggagatggttgagaccaaagcagagctaaaagGCGAGTGAATATTGGTGATACATTCATGTGGGGATCAGAAACACGACTGTAACTGTTCTCTAAAACGTTCTTCATATCAACTTTTTAAGATGATAAGACACATCGGCCACTTTATCAGGTGCAATGTCTCCATCACCTTGTGAATGCAGGCCACAAATATTTCAGGTTGTTCTGGATGAGAAGGTGGGTCTTAACAAGTGTTAGAAAaatgtacctaataaagtggccaccAATTGTGTGTCTACAGCTTTTGGCCTAAAAACAGTAACCGAGAGATTATAACTGATAAAAAAGAACCACTAGTTGCAGCCCTATTTCCCCAGTGACAGTCAGCTGGTAatgtagcattaaaaaaaagtacagtcgCTATGGTTACTTGCAGTTTGGTGATTAAACTGTTGACCAGAACTGGTTCCCAACATTTGCATGATTTGGTACGCAGCAGTAGGACACATAGCTGGGCGGCTCCTCCCACCATGAGTATTAAGTCCAAATGGCCTCGAGGGGAATGAGGCGGATCATGAGCACTTCCACACGCCTTATTGTTATAATACTGTATTAAACTGTGtcatttgtatgtatttgtgtgtgtttgcatagtGACTTAAGGccctttttttgtgcatgttcaTACATCCTGTACATAGAATACTGTAAGTATTGGACTGACACTGTGTATAATGTGGTAACCTGACAATACAAACACCACTCTGTCTAACAGTATCACTGTAACTGTAACGTTGCTGTAACATTTGTCGATAACTAACCTACCTTTTCCACTCActtaagtttttgttttttttgtaagtgtCGTCATTGCACTGGATGCGTCcgaaaagaaaacaaccagaAAGGAAAACCTCTggggaaaaatgaaacaaacaaaaagaaacggCAGACTTTTTAAAAGGCGATGAGAAGGATGAGAAGAGGGAGGTcttctgcttttgtgtgtgttttttttgttttgtatcccAGTGCCTTGGCTTTGTGCTCTGTGGTGAAATACACTGCCGTTTGCTGACatgctgtttctttattttctcagtgtgggcgtctgtgtgtgtttaaatgtgtgtatacGGCAAAGCAAGAGGTTAAGACCTTCTGCGTTGGAAAGTGGTAGAAAGAttagaagagaggagggagaaggcagaggtttataaaaataaaaataaatgttttgagttCATGAAGGAGAGGATAAATAAATTCAAGTATGTTTTCCTAACGTCCTGGGGCCGTTTTATGAACATGAGAAGCCCTCTTGAAAAGCCAGAAAGCAAAAGAGATTGATAAGTGCTGATGTAAAGCCTGCAGGCCGACCGTATAGGCTTTCATTCCACTTAATGTAATACGATGCTCATCAGCCCCGGCTATCGCACCGCTGGGCCAAACAGTAAAGCTGAAGTCTGGCAGTATCTCTGTTACCCAGCAGAGTCTGACCTTTGCTTTGGCTTTTAATCAGAGGAGCTCTGATACATAACAGACTGCGAGTCccaagagagagggagggagcccAGGAACAACGAGACCAGAGGGTTGTTAGCGTTGTTTTAAGAAATCACTGGTTAGCATAGATTTACTTACACGGGAAGTAAGTAGAATGTAATTCAAggtctacacacaaacacaagtgacAGCGTCTACGGGATATCTGCAACCCAAAAGCCAGAAATGACCCTGTGAATGGGGAAGGCACAGACTGGGGGAGGGACGgacaaagggaggaagagagaatacaagaaaaaagtaagaggatagaggggaggggaggagggagagaggtcATGTTTCCTCTGTTGAGCCCACTTCCTGTCCTGATCCCAAAATGGAGAGACTGTAAGAAACGACATCCCTCCGCCTGTTTcagtctccccctccctccttcacacacacacacacacacacacacacacacacacacacacacacacacacacacacacacacacacacacacacacacacacacacacacacacacacacacacacacacacacacacacacagatcagagAAACCCAAACCAGCCTCCCGCGGTATCCTACaaaggagatgagaggaaaaagcAGGGAGCAGAAAAATATATCCCCAGTGGTCTCTGAAACATGAGGAAGCCTTCGTTTATAGAGGCAGAGAGACGCAGGACATTTTGTCCTCAAGTTGCACCAcaccatgtgtgtttgtgtaatgtgtgacctatatatgtgtgtgcgtgtgtttgaaTATACAGTCATTAACAAACAGAATAGTTTAATTCAATGTGCTTTCCTGACACACGttcatttttaatcaaactaTTTTATTGTTACTAgtgatttaattaatgttttagagTTTATTGTTAAAGTTCAATGTAACCACATTTTATGGAAATCAACTTTTTTAatcccctttttattttttgtgctttaATTGCAAAAATGTTCATGTGCTAATGATTATTCAACTGCAGatcttgtttctgtgtggaaTAATTCAAGGTTTTTGGATTTAAAGCTACATTTGTACACACAGAAAACTTGGAAACAAATATTCACAAATATATCTCCTCAAACATCATTTGGTGTCACATGACCTACAACCCTGTGCTGGTCATTCTCATTTGGCATCTGGAAAGTTGGTAGTAGGCCAACAGATTGATAACATTACTCCTCACAATTAGTTCTTACCCATCTAAAGATATTCGGCTGCTCTACTCGGGCTGTACATGTGGCTCTAGTTTTCtgaacaaagcaaaaacaattgaggtaaattcaaacatttgtttttaagaatCAAAAAGTAAATCTACTCTTcctttcaataaaaaatgtaaagaaactAAGAGACAAGACCAAAGTAAGTGCAGTGACAGCCTAATtacccattacattacattacattacattacagtcatttagcagacgcttttatccaatacCCTGGCCTATAGCAACTATCTAGCACTGCCCAGAAGTCCTTGGTTACCACCTGATAATACCCTATCAACCAATCAGAATACATTAGCGATCACATAGCGAACACCCAAAACTCTGTAACAACTTCCCTTTAAACACACGAGCAACTTCCCCTAAAAGAGAATACAAATCTCAGAAAGCTCAAAAATAA
Protein-coding sequences here:
- the gna12a gene encoding guanine nucleotide-binding protein subunit alpha-12a, whose protein sequence is MSGVVRTLSRCLLPSEASRDPGGSKEGSRERDAAQEREARRRSREIDAMLARERRAVRRLVKILLLGAGESGKSTFLKQMRIINGQEFDKKALLDFRDTIYENLLKGMRVLVDARDKLGISWQSCENEKQGMLVMSWEGRVGGSGVEPSEFQLYVMALSALWADAGIQEAYARRSEFQLSESVKYFLDNLDRIGQLNFIPSKQDILFARKATKGIVEHDFIIKKIPFKMVDVGGQRSQRQKWFQCFDGITSILFMVSSSEYDQVLMEDRRTNRLVESMNIFETIVNNKLFLNVSIILFLNKTDLLVEKIRTVDIRKNFPEFRGDPRRLEDVQAFLVQSFSRKRRNRGKPLFHHFTTAVDTENIRFVFHAVKDTILQENLKDIMLQ